The proteins below come from a single Mesotoga infera genomic window:
- a CDS encoding XRE family transcriptional regulator, translating to MSITFVKVVNHMSNRLKEFILKTNITTKELSTKTGISQSLISMIQNGQRNPSFAVADRIAFYFQIPVEDLFPQFKRHSPYPKHTSKAAV from the coding sequence ATGAGTATCACATTCGTGAAGGTGGTAAATCACATGAGTAATAGACTGAAAGAATTTATACTGAAAACCAATATAACCACCAAAGAACTATCCACAAAGACAGGGATCTCGCAAAGCCTGATATCTATGATTCAGAACGGGCAAAGAAACCCATCCTTTGCAGTAGCAGACAGGATCGCATTCTACTTTCAAATACCAGTCGAAGATCTATTCCCACAGTTCAAACGGCACAGCCCTTATCCGAAGCATACATCGAAGGCTGCTGTTTGA
- a CDS encoding helix-turn-helix domain-containing protein has product MVIMLMDFAARLQEAMERMGISQYELAKLANIGQSTLSMYVSRKRTPTADVLQKISPILNVSTDYLLGLVDDPEARLSGEVSNSSLKPQKEIPILGKVAAGTGVPAEEDIVGYASVDQAEAADFALTVTGFSMFPKLLDGDVVFVRKQPVARNGQMVVVRINGQEGVIKYFHKRSDMVILTSENPEYKPIRIDKDRWDSECAIIGVVVGLKRKFSDS; this is encoded by the coding sequence TTGGTGATAATGTTGATGGATTTTGCTGCAAGGCTTCAAGAAGCCATGGAAAGAATGGGGATCAGTCAATATGAGCTAGCTAAGCTGGCAAACATCGGTCAGTCTACTCTCTCAATGTACGTATCCAGAAAGAGGACTCCAACAGCAGACGTCTTGCAGAAGATATCTCCAATTCTCAACGTTTCTACTGACTATCTTCTCGGCCTTGTTGACGATCCTGAAGCCAGACTTTCTGGTGAAGTCTCCAATTCAAGTCTTAAACCCCAGAAAGAGATCCCGATCCTGGGGAAGGTCGCTGCCGGCACTGGCGTACCTGCTGAGGAAGACATTGTCGGATACGCTTCAGTTGATCAGGCGGAGGCGGCAGATTTCGCTCTAACAGTTACAGGTTTCAGCATGTTCCCAAAACTGCTAGACGGAGACGTGGTCTTCGTTCGAAAGCAACCGGTCGCCAGGAACGGCCAGATGGTCGTCGTGCGAATAAACGGCCAGGAGGGCGTTATCAAATACTTCCACAAGAGATCTGACATGGTGATTCTTACCTCTGAAAACCCTGAATACAAGCCAATTAGAATAGATAAGGATAGATGGGACTCCGAATGTGCTATTATCGGGGTAGTTGTTGGTTTGAAGAGAAAGTTTTCGGATTCGTAG